One genomic segment of Desulfomicrobium sp. ZS1 includes these proteins:
- a CDS encoding acyltransferase, whose amino-acid sequence MSQFFKHSHALVESESIGKGTKIWAFAHVLPGAQIGEDCNICDNVFIENDVIIGDRVTIKCGVQLWDGVRVDDDVFIGPNATFTNDIFPRSKVYPEKFLITRLKNGCSIGANATILCGIEIGEQAMVGAGAVVTKDVPPKTLVYGNPARIQRYLDDKDDEFDQPK is encoded by the coding sequence ATGAGTCAATTTTTTAAACACTCCCATGCTCTAGTTGAGTCAGAGTCCATTGGTAAAGGTACAAAGATATGGGCTTTTGCTCATGTTTTGCCCGGGGCTCAAATTGGTGAAGACTGCAATATTTGCGACAATGTATTCATAGAGAATGATGTTATCATTGGTGATCGTGTAACCATAAAGTGCGGAGTCCAACTCTGGGATGGGGTCAGAGTGGATGATGATGTTTTTATTGGTCCAAATGCTACCTTTACCAACGACATTTTTCCAAGAAGCAAAGTCTATCCTGAAAAATTTCTTATAACACGGTTGAAAAATGGCTGTTCCATAGGTGCCAATGCAACAATATTATGCGGTATAGAAATCGGTGAACAGGCCATGGTTGGGGCTGGAGCGGTGGTGACTAAGGATGTCCCGCCTAAAACTCTCGTGTATGGCAACCCCGCCAGGATTCAACGCTATCTTGATGATAAAGATGATGAATTTGATCAACCAAAATAA
- a CDS encoding FdtA/QdtA family cupin domain-containing protein, translated as MTIYDANLIQFPKILDPRGNLTFIEQERHIPFEIARVYWIYDVPGGEQRGGHAFHKQEEVIIALSGSFDVLLDDGNAQKIVHLNRAYHGLFVPKMLWRRMQNFSTNSVAYVIASCGYDEDDYVRDYRKYKSIVRRSE; from the coding sequence ATGACTATTTACGACGCGAATCTCATTCAATTCCCTAAAATTCTCGACCCACGTGGGAATCTTACATTCATCGAGCAAGAGAGGCATATTCCGTTTGAGATAGCACGGGTTTATTGGATTTATGATGTGCCTGGGGGGGAGCAACGCGGAGGACATGCATTTCATAAACAAGAGGAGGTCATCATTGCGCTTTCGGGCAGTTTTGATGTGCTCTTGGATGATGGCAATGCTCAAAAAATTGTTCACTTAAACCGCGCCTATCATGGACTATTTGTACCAAAAATGCTTTGGCGCCGCATGCAAAATTTCTCCACAAATTCTGTTGCCTACGTGATTGCGTCTTGTGGCTACGATGAAGATGATTATGTGCGTGATTATAGAAAGTATAAATCGATAGTTCGGAGATCTGAATGA
- a CDS encoding FdtA/QdtA family cupin domain-containing protein, which translates to MKTTIRNCKIIELPRKYDRRGSLTYIYNNEQIPFSIQRTFFTYDVPGGADRGAHAHQETQQFLISAMGAFEVRIDDGRESDVIRLERAFYGLYIPTMVWAEQLRFSSGGICLVMASSPYKESEYVRSYDYFLKLKNWGEER; encoded by the coding sequence ATGAAAACCACTATCCGTAATTGCAAAATTATTGAGCTCCCGCGCAAGTATGATCGGAGAGGATCTCTGACGTATATTTATAATAACGAGCAAATTCCATTTAGTATTCAAAGAACTTTTTTTACATATGATGTGCCTGGAGGTGCGGATCGTGGTGCTCATGCCCATCAAGAAACGCAACAATTTCTCATATCTGCGATGGGTGCGTTTGAAGTGAGAATCGACGATGGTCGTGAGAGTGACGTTATTAGACTGGAAAGAGCATTTTATGGCCTTTATATTCCGACAATGGTCTGGGCAGAACAACTTCGTTTTTCTTCAGGCGGAATTTGTCTTGTCATGGCCTCTTCTCCATATAAAGAAAGTGAGTATGTCCGCAGTTATGATTATTTTTTGAAACTTAAGAATTGGGGAGAAGAGCGATGA
- a CDS encoding DegT/DnrJ/EryC1/StrS aminotransferase family protein, whose product MIPFLDLKGINAAYREELIAAVTQVIDSGWYINGNECSLFEKEFATYCGVKFCVGVGNGLDALAITLRAWKELGMLKDGDEVIVPANTYIATILAITNNCLVPVFVEPDKESFNISPSQVLNAITSKTKVIFPVHLYGCLAEMPELRAIADEYGLLVLEDAAQAHGASFYGQRSGSWGHAAGFSFYPGKNLGALGDGGAVTTNDEELANTIRILANYGSHKKYENLFQGFNSRLDEMQAAILRVKLKHIEFEIQERRKVARIYLDKIVNPCVILPKWNVFEQHVFHLFVIKSAKRNSLQNFLLQNGVQTLIHYPVPPHKQQAYLNWSSLALPITECLHKQVLSLPISSFLGLKNANRVSDIINEFK is encoded by the coding sequence ATGATCCCTTTTTTAGATTTGAAAGGTATAAATGCAGCTTATCGTGAGGAATTGATTGCTGCGGTTACTCAAGTGATTGATTCAGGTTGGTATATTAACGGGAATGAGTGTAGTTTGTTTGAGAAAGAGTTTGCGACATATTGCGGAGTTAAATTTTGTGTCGGTGTTGGGAATGGGCTAGATGCTCTTGCTATTACGTTGCGAGCTTGGAAAGAGCTTGGTATGCTTAAAGATGGAGATGAAGTTATTGTACCTGCCAATACATACATAGCCACTATTTTAGCTATTACAAATAATTGTCTCGTTCCAGTTTTTGTTGAGCCAGATAAAGAATCTTTTAATATTTCTCCTTCACAAGTGCTAAACGCTATCACCTCAAAGACTAAGGTTATTTTTCCTGTTCATCTTTATGGGTGTTTGGCAGAGATGCCTGAGCTACGAGCTATTGCTGATGAGTATGGGTTGTTGGTTCTAGAAGATGCGGCGCAGGCTCATGGCGCTAGTTTCTATGGACAGCGTTCCGGAAGCTGGGGACACGCAGCGGGTTTTAGCTTTTATCCTGGAAAAAATCTTGGAGCTCTCGGGGACGGGGGCGCTGTTACGACTAATGATGAAGAACTTGCAAACACAATCCGCATTTTGGCGAATTATGGTAGTCATAAAAAATATGAGAATTTGTTTCAAGGTTTCAATAGTCGGCTTGATGAAATGCAAGCTGCGATACTTCGTGTGAAGTTGAAGCATATCGAATTTGAAATTCAGGAACGACGCAAAGTTGCTAGAATTTATTTAGATAAAATAGTTAATCCATGCGTTATTTTGCCGAAGTGGAATGTTTTTGAACAGCATGTTTTTCATTTATTCGTGATAAAAAGTGCGAAACGTAATAGTCTTCAAAATTTTTTATTGCAAAATGGCGTGCAAACTTTAATTCATTATCCAGTTCCTCCACATAAACAGCAAGCGTATTTAAACTGGTCTTCGTTAGCTCTTCCGATTACGGAATGTTTGCATAAGCAAGTTTTAAGTTTGCCTATAAGCTCTTTTCTTGGTCTAAAAAACGCAAATAGGGTTTCGGATATCATAAATGAATTTAAATAA
- a CDS encoding acyltransferase — translation MNLNNYVKIVVMKIKYKVIYICMQYPRIVKYNILSSCKDVIGKPNFIQPVMIVGKGKVFFGTKVSIGVCKSPFCYSGYTYIEARNNFSVVKFGNNVVVNNNCSFISERDGILIGDNVLIGTSCEFIDSDFHELDPDKRMNAVAKKGKVVIGNNVFLGSNVKVMKNVIIGDNSVVANGSVVTKSIPKNVIAGGNPAKILRNLQ, via the coding sequence ATGAATTTAAATAATTATGTTAAGATTGTTGTAATGAAAATTAAGTATAAAGTAATTTATATATGTATGCAATATCCAAGAATTGTAAAATATAATATATTGTCAAGCTGTAAGGATGTGATAGGAAAGCCAAATTTTATCCAGCCAGTCATGATTGTCGGAAAGGGTAAAGTTTTTTTTGGCACTAAAGTTTCTATAGGCGTCTGTAAAAGTCCATTCTGTTATTCAGGATATACATATATTGAAGCCAGAAATAATTTTTCAGTCGTGAAATTTGGGAATAATGTTGTAGTCAATAATAATTGTTCGTTTATAAGTGAAAGAGACGGCATTTTGATTGGAGACAATGTCTTGATTGGCACAAGTTGTGAGTTTATTGATAGTGATTTTCACGAGCTTGATCCAGATAAGAGAATGAATGCTGTTGCCAAAAAGGGAAAAGTTGTGATTGGGAATAACGTATTTTTGGGATCAAATGTTAAAGTTATGAAAAATGTTATAATAGGGGATAATTCGGTCGTTGCTAATGGCTCTGTCGTAACAAAATCGATTCCTAAAAATGTAATAGCGGGAGGGAATCCTGCTAAAATATTAAGGAATTTGCAGTAA
- a CDS encoding O-antigen translocase, translating to MCNNHSYFEILKSSFLIGGGQFFRMLVGIISTKFAAIFIGPSGVGLLGAFQSVTGLVLQISSIGINRSGVRDISASVGSGNEDSVAITVAIMRRMCLLTGLFGALVIISFAVPISVLTFGDATSANEIMLLSVMIAATAVAQGQVAVIQGLRRISELVQLQIFGSVAGALVSIALYAYMGRSGIVPAMLASSLINLIASWWYSKTVFNYYKSLSWKEVFTGAKDLVGLGLAFMIGGLATALVAYATRAAIIRNLGLDELGVYQASYGISGYVFTFVLGAMGTDFYPRLAGVAQNPSVMTRLVNEQIEIGLLLATPVLVATISYGPQIVDILYSSDFFRSVLLLRWFALGCFLKVISWPLGFVMLAKGEKFILLWSEIVFNLMHFILIIFAIKVQGLVGIAQVFVFMYILHAVGMFCVARRLITFVFSSSAIWLISYQVFIVVFVFIVSLFFSHFWVNVIGGVVFLMILLNSIFQLRRRLATNSF from the coding sequence ATGTGTAACAATCACAGCTATTTTGAAATTTTAAAATCTTCTTTTTTGATAGGTGGTGGTCAATTTTTTAGAATGCTTGTTGGAATCATATCGACGAAGTTTGCAGCAATTTTTATTGGGCCTTCTGGAGTAGGTTTGCTTGGGGCTTTTCAATCAGTTACGGGTCTTGTGCTTCAAATTTCAAGCATTGGTATTAACCGAAGTGGAGTACGCGATATTTCTGCTTCAGTTGGATCTGGTAATGAAGACTCTGTCGCGATTACAGTAGCGATTATGCGTCGAATGTGTTTGTTGACAGGTCTGTTTGGGGCTTTAGTAATAATTTCATTTGCTGTGCCAATTAGTGTTTTGACTTTTGGTGATGCTACAAGCGCGAATGAAATAATGCTGTTGTCAGTAATGATAGCGGCAACAGCAGTTGCTCAGGGGCAAGTGGCTGTTATTCAAGGCTTGCGCCGTATTTCAGAGTTAGTTCAGCTTCAGATTTTTGGGTCCGTTGCTGGGGCCCTCGTAAGTATTGCTTTATATGCTTATATGGGACGGTCTGGAATAGTGCCTGCCATGTTGGCTTCCTCTTTGATTAATCTTATTGCATCTTGGTGGTATTCCAAAACCGTTTTTAATTATTATAAATCGCTTTCTTGGAAAGAAGTTTTTACTGGCGCTAAAGATTTGGTTGGTTTAGGATTAGCATTTATGATTGGAGGTTTAGCGACTGCGCTTGTTGCTTATGCAACTCGTGCCGCAATTATTAGAAATTTAGGATTAGATGAACTTGGTGTGTATCAAGCTTCCTATGGGATTTCCGGATATGTATTTACTTTTGTTCTTGGCGCTATGGGTACTGATTTTTATCCGCGGTTAGCTGGAGTTGCTCAAAATCCATCGGTCATGACTAGGCTTGTAAACGAGCAAATTGAAATTGGTTTGCTCTTAGCCACGCCTGTGTTAGTCGCCACAATAAGCTATGGTCCCCAGATTGTTGATATTTTATATTCTTCTGATTTTTTTAGGTCTGTGTTGTTACTACGCTGGTTTGCTTTAGGTTGTTTTTTAAAAGTAATTTCTTGGCCACTAGGTTTTGTTATGCTGGCAAAAGGAGAAAAATTTATATTGCTTTGGTCTGAGATTGTTTTTAATTTAATGCATTTTATTTTAATTATTTTTGCTATAAAAGTTCAGGGGCTTGTTGGTATTGCTCAAGTTTTTGTTTTTATGTACATTTTACATGCTGTGGGCATGTTTTGTGTTGCTAGGCGTTTAATCACATTTGTTTTCAGTAGTAGTGCTATCTGGCTTATTTCTTATCAAGTTTTTATAGTTGTTTTTGTTTTTATTGTTTCTTTATTTTTTTCACATTTTTGGGTGAACGTTATAGGAGGAGTTGTTTTTCTTATGATTTTATTGAATTCAATTTTTCAGTTGCGTCGCCGGTTAGCAACTAATTCATTTTAA
- a CDS encoding glycosyltransferase encodes MKNDLLVTFLLMTYNQEKYVGEALGGALAQDYSNLEIIISDDCSSDGTYEVIESLVSQYSGCHKVIVNRNKKNLGLAAHFNFLTAKSSGDIIVVASGDDISMYNRVSKTVSMFNNEPSATIVSFQNCIIDSLGRDLYKPCSRAIDCDLKISLGDYLGGSVVQLSGASRGFKKSLYTEFGDLNNSCPTEDTPYLLRGLYLGCALVSSECCVKYRRHSNNISGCTQVNSMNFLEIKNQYIADLHRAISLGLLNNEELIKINYWIDKKYRQRIARKRIGESNCKIYRSFLNIFNNDFTFKERISILKKSMTSKLSNKM; translated from the coding sequence ATGAAGAATGATTTATTGGTTACTTTCCTTTTAATGACATACAATCAGGAAAAATACGTCGGTGAAGCTCTAGGAGGTGCTCTAGCGCAAGATTACTCTAATTTAGAGATAATTATATCGGATGACTGCTCGTCAGATGGTACATACGAGGTTATTGAGTCTTTGGTATCGCAGTATTCAGGCTGTCACAAAGTTATTGTAAATAGAAACAAAAAAAATCTAGGATTAGCAGCTCATTTCAATTTTTTGACTGCTAAATCTAGCGGCGATATTATAGTAGTGGCTTCTGGGGATGATATTTCTATGTATAATAGAGTTTCAAAGACGGTTTCAATGTTTAATAATGAGCCAAGTGCTACGATTGTTTCTTTTCAAAACTGTATAATAGATTCATTAGGCAGAGATTTGTATAAGCCTTGTTCTAGAGCGATTGATTGTGATCTCAAAATATCCCTTGGAGATTATCTCGGTGGCTCAGTTGTTCAGTTAAGTGGAGCTTCACGTGGATTTAAGAAGAGTTTATATACGGAATTTGGTGATTTAAACAATTCTTGCCCAACAGAAGATACTCCTTATTTACTTAGAGGCTTGTACTTAGGATGTGCTTTAGTTTCATCTGAGTGTTGTGTAAAGTATAGAAGACATAGTAATAATATTTCTGGATGTACGCAAGTCAACTCTATGAATTTTTTAGAGATAAAAAATCAGTATATTGCTGATTTGCATAGAGCTATTTCTCTTGGGCTATTAAATAATGAGGAATTGATTAAAATAAATTATTGGATTGACAAAAAATATCGACAAAGAATAGCTCGAAAGAGAATAGGCGAGTCAAATTGCAAAATATATCGCTCATTTTTAAATATTTTTAACAATGATTTTACTTTTAAAGAAAGAATTTCGATTTTAAAAAAAAGCATGACTAGTAAATTATCAAATAAGATGTGA
- a CDS encoding polysaccharide pyruvyl transferase family protein: MNNVGINKIAVFSECYSHNLGDGVIFDSISFLLSNFGIEAVPIDLSGRESCSASMVQEIDASLFTFVRNVMRVPIRRYGTLRKLCSTSKWYLYDMQKTHDRWSHIIKSVDAVIIGGGQLLTDIDFGFPPKIFKVAKLAQYYKKPLCILGCGVGSTGWSLVARNIYDYVLRRAEYISVRDEDSLNMIRNRLPSSVKVNLHPDVAFMINQFQNYSLNLSDNKVVGFNFQPLLNFKKFLPSFNSLSNDTYLNLWVRLIQGACVAGYRPVIVTNGHPLDYETARSVVDRLNASGFQVVLADRPLSSEALIRQLADLPNLLCTRMHAGIISYCLGNKVIPISWDPKVVGVWSNVGLEDLVVSAEDLFIREWNYFENIFDNFVHSPKILECAQKKILSAMSDCVQILKKS; the protein is encoded by the coding sequence ATGAATAATGTTGGCATAAATAAAATTGCTGTTTTTTCTGAGTGTTATAGTCATAACCTCGGTGATGGTGTTATCTTTGACTCAATTAGTTTTTTGTTATCGAATTTTGGGATTGAAGCAGTTCCTATTGATCTGTCTGGTCGAGAATCTTGCTCTGCGTCAATGGTGCAAGAGATAGATGCATCTTTGTTTACTTTTGTTCGCAACGTTATGCGTGTTCCTATTAGAAGATACGGAACGCTACGTAAATTATGCTCGACAAGCAAATGGTACTTGTATGATATGCAAAAGACCCATGATCGCTGGAGTCATATTATAAAATCAGTTGATGCTGTGATTATTGGTGGGGGGCAGTTATTAACGGACATTGATTTCGGGTTTCCCCCTAAAATTTTTAAAGTTGCAAAATTAGCTCAATATTATAAAAAGCCATTATGTATTTTAGGTTGTGGTGTAGGATCTACCGGGTGGAGTTTAGTAGCTCGAAACATTTATGATTATGTTTTGCGTCGTGCGGAATATATTTCTGTACGCGATGAAGATTCGTTAAATATGATAAGAAATCGGCTGCCGAGTTCTGTGAAAGTTAATTTACATCCAGATGTAGCATTTATGATAAACCAGTTCCAAAATTACAGTTTAAACTTATCTGATAATAAGGTTGTAGGTTTTAATTTTCAGCCTTTGTTAAATTTTAAAAAGTTTTTGCCCAGTTTTAATTCATTATCTAATGATACATATTTAAATTTGTGGGTTAGGCTTATTCAGGGCGCTTGTGTCGCAGGTTATCGTCCTGTAATAGTAACAAATGGCCACCCTTTAGACTATGAAACTGCTCGTTCTGTTGTAGATAGGTTGAACGCGTCTGGCTTTCAAGTCGTTCTTGCTGACAGACCGTTGTCTTCAGAAGCATTAATTAGGCAACTAGCGGATTTGCCTAATTTGTTGTGTACGCGTATGCATGCTGGAATTATTTCGTATTGTCTTGGAAACAAAGTAATACCGATATCGTGGGATCCAAAAGTTGTAGGCGTTTGGAGTAACGTTGGATTGGAAGACTTAGTAGTTTCCGCCGAAGATCTTTTTATACGTGAATGGAATTATTTTGAAAATATATTTGACAATTTTGTGCATAGTCCCAAAATATTGGAATGTGCGCAAAAAAAAATATTATCTGCAATGAGTGATTGTGTTCAAATTTTGAAAAAATCATAA
- a CDS encoding glycosyltransferase: MNCCRPISFFIPALNCGGAQKVVVNLANALVDLTDNQIHVVLARCEGEFLAGLRSEIIVFDLKTKRASKSIFALARYLKSVRPHVIVSSMSYVNVVCIIASFLAGKPCKVVVREDSVVRRPSGGFADKSMCFLIQFLMRLLYPYANSVVTISDSVLKSILDSKIKVKNKVYVIGNPVCVDSSIESKRIIDDTAELSLPDFFICAIGRLTDAKGFDILLDAFSKVKPKSVKKLH, translated from the coding sequence ATGAATTGTTGTAGACCAATCTCTTTTTTTATTCCTGCTTTAAATTGTGGCGGCGCGCAAAAAGTTGTTGTCAATCTAGCAAATGCACTTGTAGATCTTACTGATAATCAAATACATGTTGTTCTTGCGCGATGTGAGGGTGAATTTCTTGCGGGCCTTCGTTCAGAGATTATAGTTTTTGATTTAAAGACAAAGCGTGCTTCAAAATCAATTTTTGCTCTAGCTAGATATTTGAAATCAGTGCGCCCGCATGTGATCGTATCTAGTATGAGTTATGTAAATGTAGTATGTATAATTGCTTCTTTTTTAGCAGGAAAGCCGTGTAAGGTTGTTGTGAGAGAGGATAGTGTTGTTCGTCGTCCTTCAGGCGGATTTGCTGATAAATCTATGTGTTTTTTGATTCAATTTCTAATGCGACTATTGTACCCATACGCAAATTCAGTGGTGACAATTTCAGATTCTGTTTTAAAATCTATCTTGGATTCTAAAATTAAAGTTAAAAATAAAGTTTATGTTATTGGAAATCCTGTGTGCGTCGATAGTTCTATTGAATCAAAACGCATAATAGACGATACTGCTGAGTTATCTTTGCCTGATTTTTTTATTTGTGCAATAGGTCGGCTTACCGATGCTAAAGGTTTTGATATTTTGCTTGATGCTTTTTCTAAAGTAAAACCTAAATCCGTGAAAAAGTTGCATTGA
- a CDS encoding IS1380 family transposase, whose amino-acid sequence MLITDIKRNEGNNIGHVGLALISEMARVCGLDTLVDRLGPGKAPQIKEREIFRTLVGLMCQGKTDFDHVREYYGDDFFATSLGLGRVPSAEILRQRFQRIALETDLDAQLPRCSVELWKKTGMQPEIIDMTRDDNKKEHWVRLDIDVSIFDNADTEKEGASAAYDKRFGFAPIFAHLGGGWMVNGKLRPGSSHSSCEGTDEFILESLGYAKSMVEANVLVVADSGFDSKERLETLCTQSRTGFIIKHNLRREPVTGWLATAKEHAQKVENFATSREKGRIYRGFVMRELGKKKSPVRQIFEVTEVLSKDGVFMMIPEVRVCVLWTNLEFDADQALKLYRKRGTSEQYHGEFKTEMDMERLPSGKFAVNAAFLRLGMLVYNMLRVASVDLVVARMLGLKKANRRRTKTVMRSMMSICARITRHARKVILHVSCPEPWFKVVSDLFYRLKTA is encoded by the coding sequence ATGCTCATCACCGATATCAAACGAAACGAAGGAAACAACATTGGCCATGTCGGTCTGGCTCTGATTAGCGAGATGGCCAGGGTTTGCGGGCTGGATACACTGGTCGACCGTCTTGGGCCTGGAAAAGCTCCGCAGATCAAGGAGCGCGAAATTTTCCGCACATTGGTCGGCCTCATGTGCCAAGGCAAAACGGATTTCGACCATGTCCGTGAATACTACGGCGACGATTTTTTCGCGACCAGCCTTGGCCTTGGACGCGTTCCTTCCGCCGAGATTTTGCGGCAACGGTTTCAGCGGATCGCCTTGGAAACTGACCTGGATGCCCAGTTGCCCCGTTGCTCGGTCGAACTGTGGAAGAAGACCGGAATGCAGCCTGAGATCATTGATATGACCAGGGACGACAACAAGAAAGAGCACTGGGTGCGCCTTGATATCGACGTCAGCATTTTCGACAACGCCGACACCGAGAAGGAAGGTGCCAGCGCAGCGTACGACAAGAGATTCGGCTTCGCTCCGATCTTTGCTCATCTTGGTGGCGGCTGGATGGTCAACGGCAAGCTTCGTCCCGGATCGAGCCATTCCAGTTGCGAGGGCACGGATGAGTTCATCCTGGAGAGCCTCGGGTACGCCAAGTCCATGGTGGAAGCGAACGTTCTCGTGGTCGCCGACAGCGGATTTGACAGCAAGGAGCGTCTGGAGACGCTGTGCACGCAGTCGCGCACCGGCTTCATCATCAAGCACAATCTGCGCAGGGAACCGGTGACCGGCTGGCTCGCTACTGCCAAGGAGCACGCGCAGAAAGTAGAGAATTTCGCAACGTCCCGAGAAAAAGGCCGAATCTACCGAGGCTTCGTGATGCGTGAGCTTGGCAAGAAGAAAAGTCCGGTCCGCCAGATTTTCGAGGTCACGGAAGTGTTGAGCAAGGACGGTGTGTTCATGATGATTCCAGAGGTCCGCGTCTGCGTATTGTGGACTAACCTGGAATTTGATGCCGACCAGGCTTTGAAACTGTATCGCAAGCGGGGCACCAGCGAGCAGTATCACGGGGAATTCAAGACCGAGATGGACATGGAACGCCTGCCGTCGGGCAAGTTTGCCGTGAATGCCGCCTTCCTGCGCTTGGGCATGCTGGTCTACAACATGCTTCGGGTAGCCTCCGTGGACTTGGTTGTGGCTCGGATGCTGGGACTGAAAAAAGCCAACCGCCGAAGAACCAAGACGGTCATGCGGAGCATGATGAGCATTTGCGCCCGGATCACCCGCCATGCACGCAAGGTAATCCTGCATGTCTCCTGCCCGGAGCCATGGTTCAAGGTGGTCTCTGACCTGTTCTATCGTCTCAAGACGGCGTAA
- a CDS encoding glycosyltransferase translates to MATLIHGFRVKNRKLHLVIVGQGELRDFLFHRSCELGLESRVHLVGYVNNPVSILQKAQVFVLSSRWEGFGIALVEALAVGIPIVSVDCFGAPREILENGIHGLLVPSEDPIALAKGIDMSLYNPVGTREGRIKRSLDFSPDKIARLYLDQVLLPIKDPSKDCSH, encoded by the coding sequence TTGGCAACACTTATTCACGGATTCAGGGTAAAAAACAGAAAACTTCATTTGGTAATTGTTGGTCAAGGTGAATTGCGGGATTTTTTGTTTCATAGATCCTGTGAGTTGGGCCTCGAAAGTAGGGTTCATCTTGTTGGCTATGTTAATAATCCCGTTTCAATACTACAGAAGGCACAAGTATTTGTTTTGTCATCACGTTGGGAAGGGTTTGGCATCGCGCTTGTTGAGGCTTTAGCCGTAGGTATTCCTATTGTATCTGTTGATTGTTTCGGTGCGCCTAGAGAAATTTTAGAAAATGGCATTCATGGTCTACTTGTCCCAAGCGAAGATCCGATAGCTCTAGCTAAGGGAATAGATATGTCTCTGTATAATCCAGTAGGTACGCGTGAGGGGCGAATCAAAAGATCATTGGATTTTTCTCCAGATAAGATTGCTAGGTTATATTTAGATCAAGTTTTGCTGCCTATAAAAGATCCTTCCAAAGACTGCTCGCACTAA
- a CDS encoding glycosyltransferase → MIASCHIISGLQTGGAERMLVRLLEGQSNGQVVICLGNDGPQGSAMRKMGVPVYVLGHRIWKLLSLLARLHPEVVVGWMYHGNIVAMVMGWLWRKPVVWNVRHSVNDLSQEKPSLRWVIRVGAWCSLCPRTIVYNSVVAAEQHNALGYAAANARVLPNGLDTSAYCPIPEARKQLVSEQGLSAQSFIIGHLARFHPMKDHLGFLDSAALLAKSAPDVHFVLAGRGVDNCNIELLSAVNRLGLSGKVQLLGERDDVARLLSAFHVFVLSSAWGEGFPNVLLEAMACGVPVVTTDVGDARFVVQNMGKVVPPADSRTLAAAMKEMYDMDRAQLRRLGLGARQRVVETFDIRDVVQAYHATWEVT, encoded by the coding sequence ATGATCGCTTCATGTCACATTATCTCTGGCCTACAAACCGGAGGGGCCGAACGCATGCTTGTTCGGCTTTTGGAGGGCCAGTCCAACGGCCAGGTTGTGATCTGTCTCGGGAATGACGGACCGCAGGGGAGTGCTATGCGCAAAATGGGGGTGCCTGTTTATGTGTTAGGGCATCGCATCTGGAAGCTGCTGAGTTTGCTTGCCCGTTTGCATCCTGAGGTGGTAGTGGGTTGGATGTACCACGGGAACATCGTGGCAATGGTTATGGGTTGGCTTTGGCGCAAGCCGGTGGTCTGGAACGTGCGCCATTCCGTTAACGATTTGAGCCAGGAAAAGCCAAGTTTGCGATGGGTAATCAGGGTGGGAGCTTGGTGTTCTTTATGTCCACGAACTATTGTTTACAACAGTGTAGTGGCCGCCGAGCAGCATAACGCGCTTGGTTATGCTGCGGCAAATGCGCGAGTTTTACCGAACGGTCTCGACACGAGCGCATACTGTCCCATTCCTGAAGCCCGCAAACAACTAGTCAGTGAACAGGGCTTGTCTGCGCAATCATTTATAATTGGACACTTGGCTAGATTTCATCCGATGAAAGACCATCTTGGCTTTTTAGACTCAGCCGCGCTTTTGGCTAAATCAGCCCCTGATGTACATTTTGTTTTGGCTGGTCGTGGCGTCGACAACTGCAATATTGAATTATTATCAGCGGTCAATCGGCTAGGGCTTTCTGGAAAAGTTCAGTTGCTTGGTGAGCGAGATGATGTTGCCCGTCTATTGTCAGCCTTTCATGTATTTGTTTTGTCGTCTGCCTGGGGAGAAGGTTTTCCCAATGTGCTTCTGGAGGCAATGGCATGTGGGGTGCCTGTTGTCACGACTGATGTAGGCGATGCCCGCTTTGTTGTTCAAAATATGGGAAAGGTGGTTCCTCCTGCAGATTCAAGGACCTTGGCTGCGGCTATGAAAGAAATGTATGACATGGATAGAGCCCAATTGAGACGGCTTGGCTTGGGCGCGCGTCAGCGGGTGGTTGAGACGTTTGATATTCGGGATGTGGTCCAAGCTTACCATGCCACATGGGAGGTTACATGA